The genomic region GTCGAATATTTCGGACGCGATGAAATGGTCGAATACGGAACTGTTTTTGTGGTTGCCTACTTATTTGGCACGTTTTTACTATCGCCCGACCTGGACTTAAAAGCCAGTGACCCATTGAAAAACTGGGGAATCTTGCGTTTGCTGTGGCGGCCTTATTCCCATATTTTCAAACACAGAGGACTTTCCCATACGCCAATTGTGGGCACCCTGACCCGGGTACTTTATATTTTCATAGTTGTGTACGCGATCGCAGCTATAGCCAACGCATTCTTTGATCTGGGCTGGAAAATGTCGTTTGACGACTTGAAAGACCTGGATTTCAAAATCGCTATATGGGCACTTGCGGGGCTGTGTTTGCCCGATCTATTTCACATTTTGGCTGATCACACACTTAAAAACGCCCGTTGACTTCTGGTTTAGTGCCCCTTATATTGCACACCCCATAGCTCAAGACATTGGGAGGCGTGTTGAACTGGCAACGCAAAAATTTTTCAGTGCTGGTCATTCCAGACGATGGATCAAGAACCCTGAAGTTTAAACTCCGTTATCGCATGCTATTGGGGATAGGCTCGGGATTGGCCTTTGCGCTGTGTATGGTATTTATCGGTCTATTTTTTTTGTGGCGAGCCTCGTATTGGAAACACACTGCGCAAACGCTTGAACAGGAAAATGACCGCCTGTACGCCGACGTTGCCCGCGTGGATGAACTGGCGCAAGTGGTAACGCGCATGCAGGTCGGAGAACAAAAACTGCGTTCTATATTGTCAGGTCACATGGGCTTGTCGCCAATACCCGATGAAACACAGTACATTGAAGGATACTATGAAATAGCAACCCTATTGGTGCAAAACAAGCCGCGCGTTGGTCTGGAAATACACTGGATTCCCGCAATATGGCCTGTGCCCCCTTCTCTTGGGTGGGTGGCACGCGCATTTGAAGCGGGAGACAACTGCGTCAATGGGTTATCTCCGACGGGCGTATTGAAAAAACGCCATTCGGGGATTGATATCGCCGCCAGTGCAGGTACACCCGTGCAGGCCACAGCCAATGGACAGGTGACATTTGCAGATTTCGATCCCGAGTTGGGGCATATGGTGGTTATTGATCACGGTGGCATTTATACGACGCGGTATGGTCACAACCGCGCCCTGCTGGTCAAAGAAGGAGACTATGTCAGACAGGGGCAATACATCGCCCTGGTAGGCACCTCAACGCAAAGCCGTGAACCTCATTTACACTACGAAGTTATCGAAGGGGGACGGGCATGCAATCCGCACGATTTCTTACCTCGAAATTAGCGAAGATCAACAAACAAGACCACGTAGAAGCCATCAATACAATTGTGGGCGAAAGATCGGTTGTGGAAGGGCATTTTCAGATCGCCGATAGTATTCGCGTAGATGGGACTTTTCGCGGAAAAATCACGTCTTCTGGTTCACTGATCGTCAGTACTCAGGGCGAGGTAGATGCCGATTTGATCCAGGTAAAAGACGCGGTTGTTGACGGCTGTGTCAAAGGACCTCTGGATGCCTCGCACTCCGTAAGGCTTGGTCCCAGTGCTGAGGTTGATGGCGATATTACAACTCAGGTGCTGATCGTCGAAAAAGGTGCTGTATTGCGCGGGACATGCGCCGTAGCACCCAATGCTGTAGATATAAAAAAGCAGGAAGAGGACAAAGAGAAACAGGAAGAGGTCGATATAGAAAAACAAGAAGAGATGGCTATAGAAAAGCAGGAAGAAGTCGAGCAGGTAGCAGATTGATCGACACAACGATAGACAAAAAACGCGCGTTTATGACGCGCGTTTTTTTTATCCGGATAGTGGGGGACTGACCTGCTGATTCTGATAGCGACCATTGGGCAAAAGACGCCGCGCATTGTGTTGGCTGAGTTTCACCTCCATTAAAACATCATTGCCCTTGTAGTCCGTGTGCAAAACCTCGCCAATTCGATAGAGTTCTGACAGGAGTTTGCCCTCGTGTTGCGGAATCTGAACCACGAGTGTCAGACGGTCGCCCTCAAGGTGGTTGTAGATCGCCCACCGCAGGTCTTCGAGTCCATCGCCCGTCTCAGCAGAAAGCCAGACCGCGTCGGGATATGTCGCTTTTAGATATTTGCGTCTGGCCCGATCGTCTAACAGATCATTTTTGTTAAACACCATCATAGTCGGTCTATCGGCCACGTCGAGTTCTCCAAGCACCTCAATCACTGTAGCGACGTGTTCTTCACAAGCTGGATGACTGACGTCAACCACATGAAGCAAAAGATCGGCTTCGATTGCCTCTTCGAGAGTACTGTGAAAAGAAGCGATCAGATGGTGGGGTAATTTTTTAATAAAACCAACAGTATCGGACAAAAGAATATCGCGGTTATAACCGAGGGAGATGCGCCGCGTGGTGGAATCAAGCGTGGCAAAGAGCCGATCTTCGATCAACACATCAGCACCAGAAAGGGCGCGCATAAGGGTGGATTTGCCCGCATTGGTATAGCCGACAAGTGCTGCGCGAAAAATATCGGTGCGTTGTTTGCGGGCAATCTCGCGTTGTCTGGCAATGCGGCCAAGTGCCT from Gemmatimonadota bacterium harbors:
- a CDS encoding polymer-forming cytoskeletal protein; its protein translation is MQSARFLTSKLAKINKQDHVEAINTIVGERSVVEGHFQIADSIRVDGTFRGKITSSGSLIVSTQGEVDADLIQVKDAVVDGCVKGPLDASHSVRLGPSAEVDGDITTQVLIVEKGAVLRGTCAVAPNAVDIKKQEEDKEKQEEVDIEKQEEMAIEKQEEVEQVAD
- a CDS encoding metal-binding protein, encoding VEYFGRDEMVEYGTVFVVAYLFGTFLLSPDLDLKASDPLKNWGILRLLWRPYSHIFKHRGLSHTPIVGTLTRVLYIFIVVYAIAAIANAFFDLGWKMSFDDLKDLDFKIAIWALAGLCLPDLFHILADHTLKNAR
- a CDS encoding M23 family metallopeptidase, which encodes MNWQRKNFSVLVIPDDGSRTLKFKLRYRMLLGIGSGLAFALCMVFIGLFFLWRASYWKHTAQTLEQENDRLYADVARVDELAQVVTRMQVGEQKLRSILSGHMGLSPIPDETQYIEGYYEIATLLVQNKPRVGLEIHWIPAIWPVPPSLGWVARAFEAGDNCVNGLSPTGVLKKRHSGIDIAASAGTPVQATANGQVTFADFDPELGHMVVIDHGGIYTTRYGHNRALLVKEGDYVRQGQYIALVGTSTQSREPHLHYEVIEGGRACNPHDFLPRN
- the hflX gene encoding GTPase HflX; translation: MYDITKEHAIERGILVGLALPGISLDEAQDTLDELGLLADTAGVDVAVQVLQERGRRDPAYLIGRGKAEELVEQVVEHHAQVVIFDEDLSPAQTRNLETLLEVKIIDRSRLILDIFASRAKTREAQTQVELAQLIYMLPRLTRQWTHLSRQAGGTGGTGGVGTRGPGETQLEVDRRATNRRITILKQALGRIARQREIARKQRTDIFRAALVGYTNAGKSTLMRALSGADVLIEDRLFATLDSTTRRISLGYNRDILLSDTVGFIKKLPHHLIASFHSTLEEAIEADLLLHVVDVSHPACEEHVATVIEVLGELDVADRPTMMVFNKNDLLDDRARRKYLKATYPDAVWLSAETGDGLEDLRWAIYNHLEGDRLTLVVQIPQHEGKLLSELYRIGEVLHTDYKGNDVLMEVKLSQHNARRLLPNGRYQNQQVSPPLSG